The following coding sequences are from one Canis lupus dingo isolate Sandy chromosome 21, ASM325472v2, whole genome shotgun sequence window:
- the LOC118351764 gene encoding putative protein FAM90A24P, with amino-acid sequence MWRLNLGGHIESVVCEVDNEGRFLAMVGGSKRIRWMSFKWLKRHVTSEQYKSQGATEVAIPHHPSLPRDTPSPAVEPVQDLSQHLLTGVRTTVALQATRNPSPKQTDLSLQDVGLMAARHSQLGPNRPLRAQKGKRPQTAGLALRVPRPEEEDPRVKCRDCGAFGHKASSTRCPIKHWGATLIPVALGSRRLKENVEPWSQRDQRHQAGLLNQAEREKVERRRQEAEQRKALLQRFPRRPREGQKRTWKEGTESCDYVRRPHMPMPVYTTRRPSIPEPSLLTEARTENPDVRVRSHSTSPLSSPKVSLSPPSGPPGVQEMPVADTPQPARQPCVRADSLVVQQRAKRPFPVSLEDPQAGTKVHGLGHTQAPPKYPEENTCPAVSNALADNSQMALQTPGKNCAQMPLDRTQNPRKKARWSPTQHTPRSIQGAHLGISGSLCPPGSICARGCTAVPPQTRKTPALLPSRGTRPTPATPHLETLRPCTVPHGRPLCWPPLSP; translated from the exons ATGTGGAGGCTTAATCTGGGAGGCCACATTGAATCAGTGGTCTGTGAGGTTGACAACGAGGGTAGGTTCCTGGCCATGGTGGGTGGAT CTAAGAGGATTAGATGGATGTCTTTCAAGTGGTTGAAACGTCACGTGACCTCGGAGCAGTATAAAAGTCAGGGAGCAACGGAAGTGGCCATTCCTCACCATCCCTCTCTCCCACGAGACACACCGTCTCCTGCAGTGGAGCCTGTCCAGGACCTTTCCCAGCATCTCCTGACAGGCGTGAGGACCACAGTTGCACTTCAG gCTACCCGAAACCCATCCCCGAAGCAGACTGACTTGTCCCTCCAGGACGTGGGACTGATGGCGGCGCGTCACAGCCAGCTTGGGCCCAACAGACCCTTGAGAGCCCAGAAGGGCAAGAGGCCACAGACAGCAGGACTGGCCCTCAGAGTTCCCAGACCAGAGGAGGAGGATCCCAGG gtaAAGTGCAGGGACTGTGGGGCCTTTGGACACAAGGCATCAAGCACCAGATGCCCCATAAAACACTGGGGCGCAACCCTCATTCCCGTGGCCTTGGGCTCCAGGAGGCTGAAGGAGAACGTGGAGCCGTGGAGTCAGCGGGACCAGCGGCACCAGGCTGGGCTGTTGAACCAGGCTGAGAGGGAGAAAGTAGAGAGACGAAG GCAAGAAGCCGAGCAGAGGAAGGCCCTGCTCCAGAGGTTCCCCAGGAGACCCCGAGAGGGGCAGAAGCGCACCTGGAAGGAAGGCACAGAATCTTGTGACTATGTGAGG CGTCCACACATGCCGATGCCCGTCTACACCACCAGGAGGCCTTCTATCCCTGAGCCTTCCCTGCTGACGGAGGCACGTACTGAGAACCCTGACGTGCGTGTCCGGTCTCATTCCACATCTCCTCTCAGTAGCCCTAAAGTCAGCCTCAGCCCACCTAGTGGACCTCCTGGTGTCCAGGAAATGCCGGTTGCTGACACACCTCAGCCGGCACGCCAACCCTGTGTCAGGGCTGATAGCCTGGTTGTGCAGCAGAGAGCCAAGAGGCCCTTCCCAGTCTCCCTCGAAGATCCCCAGGCTGGCACCAAGGTCCATGGGCTGGGAcacacccaggcaccacccaagTATCCTGAGGAGAACACCTGTCCCGCTGTCAGCAACGCATTGGCAGACAATTCCCAAATGGCCCTCCAGACTCCAGGCAAGAACTgtgcccagatgcccctagacaGGACCCAGAACCCCCGAAAGAAAGCGCGATGGAGCCCCACCCAGCACacccccaggagcatccagggAGCCCACCTGGGGATTTCGGGGAGTCTATGTCCTCCAGGAAGCATATGTGCACGTGGATGCACAGCCGTGCCCCCGCAGACCCGGAAGACACCTGCCCTCCTGCCAAGCAGGGGCACCCGGCCCACACCTGCCACACCTCACCTGGAAACGCTGCGGCCGTGCACCGTCCCCCACGGCCGCCCTCTGTGCTGGCCCCCACTCAGCCCCTGA